One segment of Urocitellus parryii isolate mUroPar1 chromosome 5, mUroPar1.hap1, whole genome shotgun sequence DNA contains the following:
- the Nop2 gene encoding 28S rRNA (cytosine(4447)-C(5))-methyltransferase, with the protein MGRKLDPTKEKRGPGRKARKQKGAETELVRFLPAAGDENSKRLSSRARKRAAKRRFGSVEVLKTYKSSGAKPLSGKLPKGVVQTPDKKGAQSLFNVGRGKKRLAPDHSSDEEEDEEVSEEDGVVNQGNLWDSEDSDTDMVDDYGADSNSEDEGEKLLPIERAAQKQKAQEAAVGGQWSEETDEEEEGEVSPLSGPTKDEEADGGLQINVDGEEPFVLPPAGEMEQDAHAPDLQRVHKRIQDIVGVLRDFGAQREEGRSRSEYLNRLQKDLATYYSYGDFLLGKLMELFPLSELIEFLEANEVPRPITLRTNTLKTRRRDLAQALINRGVNLDPLGKWSKTGLVIYDSSVPIGATPEYLAGHYMLQGASSMLPVMALAPQEHERILDMCCAPGGKTSYIAQLMKNTGVILANDANAVRLKSVVGNLHRLGVTNTIISHYDGRQFPKVVGGFDRVLLDAPCSGTGVISKDPAVKTNKDEKDILRCAHLQKELLLSAIDSVNATSKTGGYLVYCTCSIMVEENEWVVDYALKKRNVRLVPTGLDFGQEGFTRFRERRFHPTLRSTRRFYPHTHNMDGFFIAKFKKFSNSIPQSQTGNSATATPTDLDLPDPKSQVTPKSENNSQPAKKAKRAAKAKQFQKRQHPKNASVQKLNGITKGTVSEVSAVPSVTKAQASSRLPDSTQPAGKVEVIRKPKVIGRLRQQAPKLLSSKKAAFLKQNAPPKSMDTESPVTLSLSQTQATPRLKDTDQPLGKVKGDEKVKQPFKKATFQKENGTPKGSQIPTGTPLNSVQPPPAKKRKTVPKGNSQPLLA; encoded by the exons CTGGTGATGAAAATTCCAAGAGGCTGTCTAGTCGTGCTCGAAAGAG AGCAGCCAAGAGGAGGTTTGGGTCTGTTGAAGTCCTTAAAACTTATAAGTCTTCTGGGGCCAAACCATTGTCTGGAAAGCTACCAAAAG GAGTGGTCCAGACACCTGATAAGAAGGGTGCTCAGTCCTTATTTAATGTTGGTCGAGGCAAGAAACGCCTAGCACCAGACCATAGTAGTGatgaggaagaggatgaggaagTCTCTGAAGAAGATGGTGTTGTGAACCAGGGGAACCTCTGGGACTCTGAGGACAGTGATACCGATATGGTAGATGACTATGGAGCTGACTCCAACTCAGAGGATGAAGGTGAAAAG TTGCTGCCCATTGAAAGAGCTGCTCAGAAGCAGAAGGCTCAGGAAGCTGCTGTTGG GGGCCAGTGGAGTGAGGAGACtgatgaagaggaagagggggaagtGTCCCCTCTGTCAGGCCCCACAAAGGATGAGGAGGCAGATGGGGGCCTGCAGATCAATGTGGATGGGGAAGAGCCATTTGTGCTGCCCCCTGCTGGGGAGATGGAGCAGG ATGCCCATGCTCCAGACTTGCAACGAGTTCACAAGCGGATTCAGGATATAGTGGGAGTGTTGCGGGATTTTGGGGCTCAGCGGGAAGAAGGTCGGTCTCGTTCTGAATATCTGAATCGGCTTCAGAAGGATCTGGCCACGTATTACTCCTATGGAGACTTCCTGCTTGGCAAGCTCATGGAACTCTTCCCTCTGTCTGAG CTGATAGAGTTTTTAGAAGCTAATGAGGTGCCTCGGCCCATCACCCTCCGGACCAATACCTTGAAAACCCGGCGTAGAGACCTTGCTCAG GCTTTGATCAATCGTGGGGTTAACTTGGATCCCTTGGGCAAGTGGTCAAAGACTGGACTCGTTATATATGATTCTTCAGTGCCCATTG GTGCTACTCCTGAATACCTGGCTGGACACTACATGTTGCAGGGAGCCTCCAGCATGTTGCCTGTCATGGCCTTGGCGCCGCAGGAACATGAGCGGATCTTGGACATGTGTTGTGCCCCTGGAGGAAAGACCAGCTACATAG CCCAACTGATGAAAAACACTGGTGTGATCCTTGCCAATGATGCCAATGCTGTGCGGCTGAAGAGTGTTGTGGGTAATCTGCACCGGCTGGGAGTCACTAACACCATCATTAGCCACTATGATGGACGACAGTTCCCCAAG GTGGTCGGGGGCTTTGACAGAGTATTGCTGGATGCTCCCTGTAGTGGCACTGGGGTCATCTCTAAGGATCCAGCTGTGAAGACTAACAAG GATGAGAAGGACATCCTGCGCTGTGCTCACCTTCAGAAAGAGTTACTCCTGAGTGCTATTGACTCTGTCAATGCCACTTCTAAGACAGGAGGCTACCTCGTCTACTGCACCTGTTCTATTATG GTGGAAGAGAATGAGTGGGTAGTAGACTATGCCCTGAAAAAGAGAAATGTGAGGCTTGTGCCCACCGGCCTGGACTTTGGCCAGGAAGGTTTTACCCGTTTTCGAGAAAGGCGTTTCCATCCCACTCTGCGTTCCACCCGACGATTTTACCCTCATACCCACAATATGGATGGTTTCTTTATTGCCAAGTTCAAGAAATTCTCCAATTCTATCCCTCAGTCCCAAACAG GAAATTCTGCAACAGCCACTCCTACAGACCTAGACTTGCCTGACCCAAAGAGTCAGGTCACTCCCAAGTCTGAGAACAACAGCCAACCAGCCAAGAAAGCCAAAAGGGCTGCAAAGGCAAAGCAGTTCCAGAAACGGCAGCATCCCAAGAACGCCTCTGTACAGAAGCTGAATGGCATCACCAAAGGCACAGTCTCAGAAGTGTCCGCTGTACCTTCTGTCACAAAGGCCCAAGCTTCCTCCAGGCTCCCAGATAGCACTCAGCCTGCTGGAAAAGTTGAAGTGATCAGGAAACCAAAGGtgattgggaggctaaggcaacaGGCACCTAAATTGCTCTCCTCTAAGAAAGCTGCCTTCCTGAAGCAGAATGCCCCTCCCAAAAGCATGGACACAGAATCACCTGTTACACTGTCCCTTTCTCAGACTCAGGCTACCCCCAGACTTAAGGACACCGATCAGCCCCTTGGAAAAGTAAAAGGGGACGAGAAGGTGAAGCAGCCTTTCAAGAAAGCTACCTTTCAGAAGGAGAATGGCACCCCCAAGGGATCTCAGATCCCGACTGGGACTCCCCTCAATTCTGTCCAGCCCCCACCAGCAAAGAAGAGGAAAACTGTGCCTAAGGGCAATAGCCAGCCACTGCTGGCTTAG